The Streptomyces fungicidicus nucleotide sequence GCACCACGCCCACCTGGTCGCGCCCGGTCACCGCCTGAACACCCCCGGGCGCTCGGCCCGGCCCGGCGACACCCGGCGGTACCCGGAGCTCCCTGGTCACGCCGTCGCGTCACCCCCGCCGCCGTCGCCGCGGACGATCACCAGGAACATGTCGGTCGCGAGGTCCATGACGACCTCAGCGGGCAGGCCCTCCAGGCGTCGCGCGTGCGCGAACTCCTCCGCCGGCCAGGAACCGCGCGGCCCACCCGCGGGAAAGCGTTCGAGCACCGTTCGCCCGTTCACCCTGCCACCTCCATGTTGCGTTGTACTCGTAAGAGTTAAACGCCAACCATGGGGCGAACGCCCTGCTCAGTGACGGTACTGAGACGTAGTTGACACCCGTTCACCGCCAAGTGTGATCCGGGCCTCGGCTCTACGGAGCAATCCGTCACCTTGTGTGTCAGTCGTCGTACTCGTCGTGATAGCGGACGCGGTCGCTTCCCGCGGGCGCCCCGAGAGCCGACGCGCGCCCCCTGGGTTCCTCCCACTCCTCCTGCCGGCCGAGGGCGGTGAGGTCCAGCAGGCTGGTCGTCGAGCCGAGCCCGTCGAGACCGCGCTCGTACGTCGAGTACGTGTGGAAGACCCGGTCGCCGTCGCGCAGGAAGCAGCTCAGGCCGGGCCGCTCGGTGAGCTCCCCCTCGTCTGCGACGGTCACCTCGAAGTCCGCGTTGAACTCGGAGAGGTACGACGAGTACCAGGGCAGCGTCCAGCCCATCCGCGCCTTGAACGGCAGGATCTTCGTGTACGGCGCCCGGGAGACGGCCGCGAACGTGGTGCCCCGTGCCCTCAGGTGGGCGAGGTGACCGATCTGGTCCAGGAACCCGGAGCAGCTGCGGCATCCGGCGTCCCATTCGGGGGCGAACATGAAGTGGTACACGACGAGCTGGCGCCGCCCCTCGAAGAGGTCGGCCAGCGTGACCTTGCCGTCCCCGCCCTCGAAGACGTACTCCCGGTCGACGGCGACCATGGGCAGCCGGCGCCGCTCGGCGTTGAGCGCGTCCCGCGCGCGGGTGGCGGCCTTCTCCTTGACCAGCAGTTCCTGGCGCGCCGCGCGCCATTCGGCGCGTGAGGCGACTTCCGGAAGCGACATGATTCCTCCTGTGCGACGAATCCCGTTGCCAGGAATGACCGGCGGTCGCACCGGAACTCATCGCCGCGCCGCGAAAAACTCTTCAGCAGACGACGCGGTCGTGGCCCGGGGGAAGCCGCACCGCGACGCCCCCACGGGTCCGCACCCGGTCCGCGAGCTCCGCCAGCCGTTCGACGTGCCGGGGGTCGGGACCGCCGGTGTCGTCGAGGTGGACGGCGCAGGCGGTGGTGGTGTCGACGAGGAGTTCGAGGGTGGCGGCGATGTCGTCGGTGCCGTCGGCGTGCCGGGAGAGCGACGGGAGTTCGGCGGAGGCGAGGGCGATGGCGGCGCGGGCCTCGGCGAGGGTGCGGTAGGCCTCACGGCGCAGCGCCCAGCGGGCCCGGCGGTCGCCGGACCCGCCCAGTACGTGGTCGAGGTAGGCCTGCGCGGCGCCGCCGGCCTCGGTGAGCCGGGCGCGGATGGCGTCGCCGCCGCGCTGTCCGGGCAGCGGGAGATGGCCGGCGACCAGGACGACGGCGCAGGCCAGCAGGGTCTCGCCGATGCGTCCCAGGGAGGCCTGGGGTTCGCCGCCGGCCATCACCAGGGCCAGCACGAGCACGGTGACGACGGCGGTCTGCGCGGCGAAGTGCCGGGTGGCGACGGGGATCAGCGCCCCGCTGACCGCGACGAGGGCGACGAGGCCTTCCGGCCGGGGCAGCACGGCCGCCAGCCCGGCGAACAGGAGCGCCCCGAGCACGGTCCCGGCGGCCCGGGACAGCACCCGGGAGGCCAGCGGACCGAGGTCGGGTTTGACGAGGAAGACGGCGGTGGCGGGAAGCCAGTACCAGTGGGTGTGCTGCCCGTACCAGTGGGTGTGGTGCAGGGCCTGGGCGAGGCCGGCGCTCGCCCCGAAGCAGAGCGCGACCCGCGTTCCGTACTCCCGGCCGCGGGCGCCGAGGACGGTGCGCAGCCGGGCGGCGCGGGACCGCTTGCGGGCGTGCAGGCCGCCGCCGTCGGCCCGGTCGAAGGCCTCGGCGGCGTGCAGCAGTGCGTCGTCGAGGGCGCGCAGTGCGGGGACGGTCCGGGAGGGGGCGGGCAGCGGGCCGGTCGGGGCGGCGCCGCGTACGGCGGTGGCGAGGCGCCGGGGTCCTTCGGAGGCGCGGGCCGGCACGGGCTCCCCGGCCCAGGCCAGCGCGGTGGCCGCCTCGGCGAGCGGCAGGGCGGCGGCGTACTGGGCGTGCAGCCGGCGTTCGGCCGCGGTGGAGGGGTGCGGCCGCAGCCGGGGCCCGGCGAGGGCGTCCTGCGCCTGGTCGAGGGCGGCGGTGAGGGCGGCCCGGCGTGCGGTGGCCGTCTCCGAGCCGGTCGCTTCGAGCAGCGCGGCGACGGCGTCGTACACCCCGGCGACGGCGTCCCGCTCGCCGTCGAACCGGAAGTTCCCGGCGAGCGAGCCGGGCGTGGGCAGCGCGAGGCGCAGCAGGAGCAGCCATCCGGCGCCGGCGAGGAAGGCGGACGCCCGCAGCCAGCCGGGCTCGGGCAGCGGCATCCCCGCCCCGACGGCGGCCCCGACCAGCAGCTGTGTCCCGACGGCGGACCCGACCGGCCCGAGCGCGCTGACCGCCCCGGCGGCCAGGCCGAGCAGGGTGAGCAGCAGGGTGAGCAGGACGGCCGGCAGATGGTCACCGGCGTACGTGCCGACGACCAGCCCCGCCGCCCCGGCGAGCGCGGGCCCGCCGATCCGTCCGACGGAGGCCCGCCGGCTGCCGGGCCGGTCGTTGATCCCGGCGAACATGGCGCCGATGGCGGCGACCACGCCGAGCGTGGGCCGCCCGGCGAGGACGGCGGCGAGCAGCAGCGGCCCGCCGCCCAGCGCACCGCGCGTGACCGCGCTCCACGGCACCGGTCCCCGCTGGGCGCGCAGGGCGTGGGCCAGCCACGGGGGTACGGCACGGGTCACGGGGCTCCAGTCGTCGCGTCAGGGCGGAGGGTGCTCGCGGGCGACGATGACCGGGCGGAACGAAACGCGCCTCCCACGGTAATCGCTCCCGTGGAAACGAAGCGAACGCTCCCGTTTCCACGAGATGACAATGCGGACCGCGCGCCACGTCAGCGGCGCGAGACCTCGTACCGTCCTACGCTCCGTGTGGACACGGCTGTCGCCTCGACCTTCCGGGTGGGCGACCCTGCGGTCATCCCTGGTCTCCATCAAGGTGAACGGGCCAGCCGACCCCGCGTATTCCGACGCCCGGTCGCCGGACCGCCGGGGCGCGGCGGGCACGGACGCTCCAACCCCCGTCTCTCGTAACGCCGTTGTCACGTGTTCCACGGGTTCGGGGAGGCCGGTCCGCCCGAGGTGCGCACGGAGTGCGCCGGGAGGACGATGGAGAAGTGTGGAGATGCCCGGAAAGTGGTCAACACCGGGGTGTGAGCAGGATGGTTGACGGTGGGACAAGGGGGCGTGGGGCCGGGGAACGGGCGGCGGACGACCCTTGTGGCGCCCGCCGTCACGACCGGCCCCGCCACCGGGCCCGTATCCCGGGATTCGCGCGTGAGGGAGCGGAGATCGGGCTGGGCGACGCCGTCACCCGGTTGACCACGGCCGTGGGGGTCCGGCCCTGCGGCGGCTGCGGCCGCAGGGCCGAGGCGCTGAACCGGTGGATGACGATCGGCGGCCGGGACCGCTGAGGCGCCTCCGGGGCGCGTAGACGATCAGGACGGCCGGAGTCCGGGCCCGCCGTGGCCGGAGGGCCCGGCAGAGCATGGGTGAGGAGTGACCGATGGACCCCGAGACCACCGACGTCGTCACGGACGTGAGCCCTCCGGCGGAGACCGGGGTGCGGCCGGCGTCCGCTCCCAGCCCCGAGGACCCGCGTCCCGCGCCCGGTGAGCCCGCCGTCACCCAGGCCTCCTGCGGATGCGGAGGCGGCACAGCCGCCTCCGACGAGGCCGGCCGGGCGTCCGGCGGCGACACCGACGCGGGCTACGTCTACGTCCTGGGCCGGGTCCACGCAGTCTTCCCCGACCTCTCCGTACAGCACGAGTTCTTCCAGGCGGCGAGCGCCTCAGGCACCGCCGACGCCACCGACGCGGACGCGCTCCACCGCGTCCTGTCCGACCCGGAGAACCACTACATCGCGCGGCAGATGTGCTACGTCCTCTCCGTGCAGGGGGTCGACACCTACATCCTGGAGCCCGCCGACCCGGCCGGTCTGGACGACCTCGTGGACGCCCTGCGCCCGGTCACCGGCCGGCGCGACCTCGCCGTGGCCGTCGGCCGTCTCGGGCCGGTCGCGCCGCCGGGCACCTGCCAGGGGCTCTCCGTCCCGCTGGTCCGCGTCGAGAAGATCTGGGCCTTCGACAGCAAGGAGCTGATCCGAGCGGTCGACCGTCCCGACGACACCTCCCGCAAGGAGTTCGAGAGGACCGCCGGAGCCCTGCTCGACCGGCTGCTCCAGCTCGGCGACAACGCGGGCACCGAACCGGCCGACCGGGCGCTCAACTACCTGGCGGTCAGGGACCAGGAGATCTACCGGAAGACCCACGAGCGGTACGCCGAGGGCTACACGCTCTCCGCGGTGGAGGCCGGGCCCTCCCGGCTCAGCTCCGGATCGCACATCGTCATCACGGTCGTCTTCTCCTACACCCA carries:
- a CDS encoding DUF899 domain-containing protein, whose translation is MSLPEVASRAEWRAARQELLVKEKAATRARDALNAERRRLPMVAVDREYVFEGGDGKVTLADLFEGRRQLVVYHFMFAPEWDAGCRSCSGFLDQIGHLAHLRARGTTFAAVSRAPYTKILPFKARMGWTLPWYSSYLSEFNADFEVTVADEGELTERPGLSCFLRDGDRVFHTYSTYERGLDGLGSTTSLLDLTALGRQEEWEEPRGRASALGAPAGSDRVRYHDEYDD
- a CDS encoding FUSC family protein; translated protein: MTRAVPPWLAHALRAQRGPVPWSAVTRGALGGGPLLLAAVLAGRPTLGVVAAIGAMFAGINDRPGSRRASVGRIGGPALAGAAGLVVGTYAGDHLPAVLLTLLLTLLGLAAGAVSALGPVGSAVGTQLLVGAAVGAGMPLPEPGWLRASAFLAGAGWLLLLRLALPTPGSLAGNFRFDGERDAVAGVYDAVAALLEATGSETATARRAALTAALDQAQDALAGPRLRPHPSTAAERRLHAQYAAALPLAEAATALAWAGEPVPARASEGPRRLATAVRGAAPTGPLPAPSRTVPALRALDDALLHAAEAFDRADGGGLHARKRSRAARLRTVLGARGREYGTRVALCFGASAGLAQALHHTHWYGQHTHWYWLPATAVFLVKPDLGPLASRVLSRAAGTVLGALLFAGLAAVLPRPEGLVALVAVSGALIPVATRHFAAQTAVVTVLVLALVMAGGEPQASLGRIGETLLACAVVLVAGHLPLPGQRGGDAIRARLTEAGGAAQAYLDHVLGGSGDRRARWALRREAYRTLAEARAAIALASAELPSLSRHADGTDDIAATLELLVDTTTACAVHLDDTGGPDPRHVERLAELADRVRTRGGVAVRLPPGHDRVVC
- a CDS encoding cyanobactin maturation protease PatG family protein, with the translated sequence MDPETTDVVTDVSPPAETGVRPASAPSPEDPRPAPGEPAVTQASCGCGGGTAASDEAGRASGGDTDAGYVYVLGRVHAVFPDLSVQHEFFQAASASGTADATDADALHRVLSDPENHYIARQMCYVLSVQGVDTYILEPADPAGLDDLVDALRPVTGRRDLAVAVGRLGPVAPPGTCQGLSVPLVRVEKIWAFDSKELIRAVDRPDDTSRKEFERTAGALLDRLLQLGDNAGTEPADRALNYLAVRDQEIYRKTHERYAEGYTLSAVEAGPSRLSSGSHIVITVVFSYTHRRTNVTEQWSARVGLAGLFPFRVTALQPYYAR